In Bacillus sp. 2205SS5-2, the sequence AGCTATCATTTATCTCATTTACAAGACTTCTTTTAATAAATGATCTCCCAATTGATTGGTTATCCGAAATGAGTGTAGTTTTAAAAAACGCCCGGATTTTCTACGGGATTAGTTTGCCTGAAAATGGATAATCAACACGCCTGACCAAAAAGGACACTTTTCTTGTAGAATGATGTTTGCTGACAAACAAACTACAGAAGAGGTGTCCTCATGAAGAAGAATACCACATTTCACAATTTGTTCCAAAAATGGTTTCAGATAAAGAAGTAGCCATCATTCAAGATACCATTGGCTATAAGGATACAGCTCGTAAGCTCGATGTATTAACGCTGATTCATTATTTTCTTTGTGCTTCCATGAATGAGCTTAAAAGTTATCGAGACTGTGCGGATGTAGGCGATAAATATGGGCTGCCTAAAGTTAACCACTCTACGCTTTCAAACAAGGCTGTCCATATGGACTACAAGAATATGAAGAAGTTATTCCAGTTAATCGTGTCTAAATGTAATAGAATGACACGTCGAGCGTTAAAGATACCAAAGGATCTTCTTTTAATAGACTCCACCACGATGACAGTGGGAAAGTTGCGCCATCCTTGGGCCCTTTATCATGGAGAGCGTGCAGGAATCAAATTGCATGTCAGTTATACTCCACTTACGGAAATGCCCCTTCATGTCGTTGAAACGACTGGACTTGTACATGATGGCTTGATGACAGGGTTCTTGCTGTAGACCGCAAAGTAAAGTAGCCATGATGTTGGTTTGAAAGAAAGTTGTACCGTTTATAAAAAAGATGTATCGTTTTGAAGAAAGGCGTACCGTTAATAAAAAAGTTACACCGTTTTACCCCTTCGGACATGGTTGTCTAAAGGGGATTTTTTATAGGGAAAAGAAAAAGAAGATCCTGAATTGAAAACTAGCTTAAGAAGAGACAATAAGTTGTTCCGTTAAAGGGGATAGTTTAACAAGAAAAGCGTTTTTTTGTAGTTCGATCGAAACTGTGCAGGATGATTCAATGATGGGAGGGAATTGTGACGAGGGTTAATCCAAAAGAATTTTCTATTAATGATTTACGTTATATTGTAAGGTCTGCAATAGAAGAGGATGCAAAAAAATTTCTGAAATAAGACTACAGATTGATGGCGAAACAGAAAATTTAGATAGAGAAAAGGGCGAGGCATACATAGATAAATCAGGTTTTAAACAACTAATAAAAGATGATACAGAAAGTACTAGTAATTTATTTTTAGTTGTTGAAGTTAATGAGAGGATTGTAGGTTTTTCCAGATGTGAAGGGAACAAATTGAAAAGGTTTTCTCATAAAGTAGAGTTTGGCGTCTGTGTCTTAACAGAATATTGGGGATATGGAATAGGAAAAAACCTTTTAAAAGAATCTATATATTCGGTAAAAAATATTTAGAATTACATGCACAGCCGATTCATAGTGACTTCTGGCGTTTTATTGATGTGACGAACAAAACCTTGAACAGCTTTACGTATTTTTTGAACAGAATCAAAGAATACATTGTTGATGACAGATGATTTTAACCAACACCAAAGTTCTTCAATCATATTAAGGTTTGGACTGTAAGGAGGAAGGTAGACCAAAGTAAGAAGGTTCTTATGTTGTTCTAAAAACGGTTGGATACGTTTTGCATGATGAATTCTCGCGTTATCTAAAATCATGACAATCTTTTCTCCATTATATTTATCGATTACTTTTTCGAGAAAGGACAGGAATTCCTTGGCCGTATAGCGCTCTTCCTGGATACATAATACCTCTCCTGTCTCGTAATCCAACGTACCAATTAACTTTGTTATTATAGCCTAGTTAAATAAAACGTCTAAATCTCCGCTAACCCTAAGAGCAAACAAGAATCAGATCTTCCATTCGGAACACCAGGAAGATTTGAAGGGAAAGTGGATGTACTGTTGATAGTTTTTGATGAAGAAAAAAGTTCTTTTAAAAAATACCATGGAATTGAGGGAGGAATACTACACGCATTTTTTCTAGAAGACATATACCTCTTTGCAGCTGCCAATTTGCTTTTTATTGAGGATGCATTGGAAATCAAAAAATATTCATGAGATCTCAAGGTGTAAAAGCAAATATGATTAGTTGTGGAATTGAAATAAAATCGTACCGTTTTGAAAAGTCGTACCGTTTATAAAAAAAGTGAGCTGTTTTGAAAAAAGTTTAACCGTTTTGAAGGTGAACATTTAAGCAAACTTTGCTGTATGAAGAGATAGGAAAACTTTTGATCAAACTTTTTTATAAAAATTGTACACTAATTCACAATGAAAGAAGCCATTTTGATCAATCTTTTTTCAAATTGGCTTCTTTTTGTTAGCGATATTATTAAGGAATGTCAGTTGTTTTGATCAAACTTTATTCCAAACCAACAGTTTATCTTACATTTATTGTAATTCTTATGACGGACTAGAGCAGTAACCCTGTGATCGAGCCTTTTAATGAAACTTTATCAAATCGCCAAGTGTTTTAGGTTTCTATCTTATTTTAATTAATATTCATTCAGGATAGTATTATATTGGATATAGTTCAATATTGGATAAAATACAAAGAGTCTGGGACTATAGTATTCAATTCTGAGGAAGATCTAAACAATCATGCAACTATTTGATAGGGTTATATGCGTTCGGATGCTTTTTTTCTTTGGTGGAGAATGCGTCTAGTATGTGGCGCAGTTCCAACAGTACTCTGCCACTATTTTGCTAGAGTATGGGCAAAGTGGAGAACCCCAGGGTGTACAAATTCATAAAATATGAAAAAGGGGGTTTTTCAATATGGGCTTAAAATGCGTCTGTTCTCCTGATGAGAATGGTGGAACCACAGTCAGGCCGATTTTATCAGATTCATTTTGCGGTATTTTTGACTTAGACTGTAATAACCAATTGGACGACGATCGATTTGTATGGAGATCCCGTCAGATGGGGACGACTTTTCCAGTAGCAGGTACAGTAACCATTAAATATGAAGGGGGCTGTGCAAATATATTAACAGTAAATTTGCGATTAAACGGGGATGCAGGAGCGATAGTCGGCACGTTGACCATACCAGAACAGCCAGGGAATAATCTCAATAGTCAATCTATCACAGTACAGAGATTTGATACTTTGGAAATCATCTGTGCAGGGGGCGGTGGGAATACATGCGAAGGCGAGTATTGTCTGAACATCCACTATCCTTCACCATTTGATCTTACTTAGTATTCTCTTAAACTAGTTCAATACATTGATGCAGGAAGAGCAAGATTCTCCTCTTTTCGTATCAATAACTGTGAGAGTCCAATCAAAGATGTAGCAACAATCATCTAGATTTCAGGCTGTTTTTGCAAAGTCTGTGGAATTTCGAATCAGTTGATCATCTATGATATAGCTTTATATCGGGCATCATTTATGAAATGCGGAAGTGGCTGCCCTGCAGCGTCAGGCAAATGAAGAACTCGGAGGTGATGCCTGCATCGCTGGAGGGTTATTCATTTGACCCCGAGCCGCAAGCCACTACATTAGAGATGCTTAAAAAGGCCTTTTTTCATACAAAGAGACATATTTAAAAAAGAAAAGACCGGAGAGGATACAATTGATTCCACTCCGGTCTTTTCTTTTTCATCTCAATAC encodes:
- a CDS encoding DUF3992 domain-containing protein, translating into MGLKCVCSPDENGGTTVRPILSDSFCGIFDLDCNNQLDDDRFVWRSRQMGTTFPVAGTVTIKYEGGCANILTVNLRLNGDAGAIVGTLTIPEQPGNNLNSQSITVQRFDTLEIICAGGGGNTCEGEYCLNIHYPSPFDLT